The following proteins are encoded in a genomic region of Cryptomeria japonica chromosome 11, Sugi_1.0, whole genome shotgun sequence:
- the LOC131067657 gene encoding DNA damage-repair/toleration protein DRT100 encodes MAISLHKLCFVFISVFLLLLCPSLSHRLMPNKCPSHESQALLRFKAALNDSEGSFSSWVNGTDCCTNWTGISCNDHTNHVVSVEAVGSSDSFQGVISESLCQLRFLTSLRIQGVVTPGIYFSI; translated from the coding sequence ATGGCCATTTCTTTACATAAGCTCTGTTTTGTTTTCATTTCAGTTTTTCTCCTCCTCTTATGCCCTTCTCTTTCCCATCGATTAATGCCCAACAAATGTCCTTCCCACGAATCCCAAGCTCTGCTTCGCTTCAAAGCAGCCTTGAATGACTCCGAGGGCTCTTTCAGTTCGTGGGTAAATGGAACAGACTGTTGCACCAACTGGACCGGCATATCCTGCAATGATCACACCAACCACGTTGTCTCTGTTGAAGCAGTAGGTAGTTCTgattctttccaaggtgtgatatctgaGAGCCTGTGCCAACTTCGTTTTCTCACATCACTGAGAATACAAGGAGTAGTAACACCAG